One genomic region from Burkholderiales bacterium encodes:
- a CDS encoding CusA/CzcA family heavy metal efflux RND transporter, with amino-acid sequence MLDRLISFALQQRVFVLLAAIALVVFGWRAVGNLPIEAFPDVEDVHVQVVTQAQGQGPEEVERSITLPIEKEMSGVPHLTRLRSVSMTGLSVITLTFSEHTDDYFARAQVLEKLQGVTLPPNAQPTLAPLTNAVGEIYRYVVDAPPGMPLSEIRAIQDWTIRPALRQVPGVADVVSFGGTIKEYQVRINPYLLRKFNLTIGQVSQALANSSSNVGGGLLKRGDEALVIRGIGIFESIDDIGRVVVASTDGKPVFVKDVAQVVIGERTRSGIVAFNQRDDVVEGIVEMTKGQNPAKVIEALKQKVSELNQTLPPGVRIAPFYDRTDLIRHTVRTVSENLIMGATLVLVILIVFLRNWRAALIVASVIPLSLLFTFVLMDARGVSANLISLGAVDFGIIIDSAVVLVEALMVRLTAHHLMPTAEADRYGWRLHTLKHTAVTLGHPILFSKAIIILAFLPIFTFQHVEGKIFSPMAFTLSFALLGAILLTLTLVPALLTYALKHSDMAEKHSAWMLATQERYRRFLTWCGQHRLLIGVGSVALLALSIALAPLLGSEFLPKLDEGNIWLTITLPPSTSLERTKEVERQVRSILQSYPEINNVVSQVGRPDDGTDPKGPNNIEILADLKPKSAWRFHDKDALIADMTERIRAMPGVHTNFSQVIQDNVEEALSGVKGEIAVKIFGPDLEVLEDKGRQVASVLSGIHGAADVAEIRIGGQTEVDVRLDRERLARYGINISDVNTMIQTAMAGATVNTFYEGDRRFDVTLRFDKPYRDAVDDIAALPVALPNNAGTIPLGSVSSIEVRQGAARVSREAGERNVSVKANLLGRDQGSFVAEAMAAVAAKVHLPPGYHLTWGGQFENQQRAMKRLQFIVPVSLGLIFILLFWAFRTVHLAVLVLLMVPFTLIGGLAGLALAGLHLSVSAAVGFIAVAGISVQNGVIMVEQVLELVRNGVAFRAAVLDGAVGRLRPILMTAIMAGVGLLPAAMSHGIGSETQRPFAVVIVGGIVTATVFTLLLLPLMLQSVERKLGLDNDKAVTESAP; translated from the coding sequence ATGCTCGATCGTCTGATTTCCTTTGCGCTGCAGCAGCGGGTGTTCGTTCTTCTTGCCGCAATCGCTCTCGTCGTTTTCGGCTGGCGCGCCGTTGGGAATTTGCCCATCGAGGCCTTTCCCGACGTGGAAGATGTGCATGTGCAGGTGGTCACCCAGGCGCAGGGACAGGGCCCGGAAGAAGTTGAGCGCAGCATCACCTTACCTATCGAAAAAGAGATGAGCGGGGTGCCTCATCTCACGCGGCTCCGCTCCGTCTCCATGACCGGTTTGTCGGTGATTACCCTGACCTTCTCCGAGCATACCGATGACTATTTTGCCCGCGCCCAAGTGCTGGAGAAGCTTCAGGGGGTAACCCTTCCACCGAATGCGCAGCCTACCCTGGCGCCGCTGACCAATGCAGTGGGCGAGATCTACCGCTATGTGGTGGATGCGCCACCGGGGATGCCGTTGTCGGAAATTCGGGCAATCCAGGATTGGACCATCCGACCCGCACTGCGCCAGGTGCCCGGGGTAGCCGACGTGGTGAGCTTCGGCGGGACCATCAAGGAATATCAGGTCCGGATAAATCCCTATTTGCTGCGCAAATTCAACCTGACCATCGGCCAGGTTAGCCAGGCTTTGGCCAATAGCAGCAGTAACGTGGGCGGCGGATTGCTAAAGCGTGGCGACGAAGCACTGGTGATCCGGGGTATCGGTATTTTCGAAAGTATCGACGACATCGGCCGGGTGGTGGTGGCATCGACCGATGGCAAGCCCGTGTTCGTCAAAGACGTCGCGCAAGTCGTCATCGGTGAACGCACCCGGTCCGGTATCGTTGCATTCAACCAGCGCGATGATGTTGTCGAGGGAATCGTGGAGATGACCAAAGGCCAAAATCCAGCCAAGGTCATCGAAGCCTTAAAACAGAAGGTGAGCGAGCTGAACCAAACACTGCCGCCCGGTGTTCGCATCGCGCCGTTTTACGACCGCACCGACCTCATCCGCCATACCGTGCGCACGGTTAGCGAGAACCTGATCATGGGCGCGACCCTCGTCCTGGTGATCCTGATCGTGTTTTTGCGGAACTGGCGCGCGGCGCTGATCGTGGCGTCCGTCATTCCGCTATCCCTGCTTTTCACGTTTGTTCTAATGGACGCCCGTGGCGTATCGGCAAACCTGATTTCACTGGGTGCAGTGGACTTCGGCATCATCATTGACAGTGCGGTGGTGCTGGTGGAAGCGCTCATGGTGCGTTTGACTGCACACCATCTCATGCCAACTGCTGAGGCGGACCGCTACGGTTGGCGGCTGCACACGCTCAAACACACGGCTGTCACCCTCGGCCATCCCATCCTGTTTTCAAAGGCGATCATCATTCTCGCCTTTCTGCCGATCTTCACTTTCCAGCACGTGGAGGGAAAAATCTTTTCACCCATGGCGTTCACTCTGAGCTTCGCGCTGCTTGGGGCAATCCTGCTGACGCTGACGCTGGTGCCGGCCCTGCTCACTTATGCGCTGAAGCATTCGGATATGGCGGAGAAGCACAGTGCATGGATGCTCGCTACGCAGGAACGGTATCGAAGATTCCTGACCTGGTGCGGGCAGCATCGGTTGCTTATCGGTGTGGGGTCGGTCGCGCTGCTCGCCCTGTCCATTGCGCTGGCGCCGCTTCTGGGCAGCGAGTTTCTGCCCAAGCTGGACGAGGGAAACATCTGGCTGACCATTACGCTGCCGCCCTCCACTTCGCTGGAGCGTACCAAGGAGGTTGAACGGCAGGTGCGGAGCATCCTCCAGAGCTATCCGGAGATCAACAACGTTGTGTCCCAAGTCGGCCGCCCGGATGACGGCACCGACCCAAAGGGGCCGAACAACATTGAAATCCTGGCCGACCTTAAGCCCAAGAGCGCATGGCGATTCCATGACAAGGACGCGCTGATCGCTGACATGACGGAGCGGATTCGCGCCATGCCGGGTGTGCATACCAATTTCTCGCAGGTGATCCAGGACAATGTGGAAGAGGCCTTGAGCGGGGTAAAGGGGGAGATTGCGGTGAAGATTTTTGGCCCCGATCTGGAGGTATTGGAGGACAAGGGCAGGCAGGTGGCATCGGTTCTGAGCGGCATTCATGGTGCTGCCGATGTGGCGGAAATCAGGATCGGGGGCCAGACCGAGGTGGATGTGCGCCTCGATCGGGAGCGTTTGGCCCGCTACGGCATCAATATCTCCGACGTCAACACCATGATTCAGACGGCGATGGCAGGAGCGACGGTCAACACTTTCTATGAGGGCGATCGTCGTTTCGACGTGACGCTCCGCTTTGACAAGCCTTATCGTGATGCGGTGGACGATATCGCCGCCTTGCCTGTGGCCCTCCCGAACAACGCTGGCACGATTCCGCTCGGTTCCGTCTCCAGCATTGAAGTGCGGCAGGGTGCGGCACGCGTGAGCCGGGAGGCGGGCGAGCGCAACGTGTCGGTGAAGGCCAATCTGCTTGGCCGTGATCAGGGTAGTTTTGTGGCTGAGGCGATGGCGGCTGTCGCAGCGAAGGTGCATTTGCCGCCGGGTTACCACCTGACCTGGGGCGGTCAGTTTGAGAACCAGCAGCGGGCCATGAAACGTCTCCAATTCATTGTTCCCGTGAGCCTGGGACTCATCTTCATCCTGTTGTTCTGGGCGTTTCGCACCGTGCATCTGGCGGTGTTGGTGTTATTAATGGTCCCATTCACGCTCATCGGTGGTCTGGCGGGTCTGGCACTGGCCGGTTTGCATCTCTCCGTATCCGCTGCGGTGGGCTTCATCGCAGTGGCGGGCATCTCGGTGCAGAACGGCGTGATTATGGTGGAGCAGGTCCTCGAACTGGTCCGCAACGGCGTTGCCTTTCGCGCGGCCGTGCTGGACGGAGCGGTGGGGCGCCTGCGGCCCATCCTCATGACCGCGATCATGGCCGGGGTCGGTCTGCTGCCCGCGGCGATGTCCCACGGCATTGGATCGGAAACGCAACGTCCGTTCGCAGTGGTGATTGTCGGCGGCATCGTCACTGCAACGGTATTTACGCTGCTTTTGCTGCCCCTCATGCTGCAGTCAGTCGAACGAAAGTTGGGGTTGGATAACGACAAGGCCGTCACGGAAAGCGCACCATGA
- a CDS encoding efflux RND transporter periplasmic adaptor subunit has product MTKRRLIAKSVVTIALVAGTGPAYLWWHGQREQPPRSMTAEKQGGDRNVLTFPADAPQLAYMRIQPVTEVAEPATEPLPARIAYDENKTARVTTPLAGRVVKIAVQPGDTVKSGQPLAWLDSPDYGSAVTDAAKAEADLRQKQAAYERAKILFDGQVLARKDLESAEADLAQAQAERRRAVLRLRNLSQGANEVGGTGERVALRAPIAGVVAERQINPGAEIRPDTPGPQFVVSDLTNLWVMIDLPERYLGKVHVGQRVDLELDAFPNEVFQARVASIGAALDPTSRRVPVRCELPNPGGRLKPEMFARATLIADSQRQVLRVPNSALVMTGLYYFVFVETAPGRLEKRRVDVSIQDRDYSIVKAGLKTGERIVTSGALLLNSELSSN; this is encoded by the coding sequence ATGACGAAGAGAAGATTGATCGCTAAGAGTGTTGTGACTATTGCGCTCGTCGCTGGCACAGGCCCGGCATACCTCTGGTGGCATGGTCAACGTGAACAGCCCCCGCGGTCAATGACGGCGGAGAAGCAGGGGGGTGACCGTAATGTGCTGACCTTTCCCGCAGACGCGCCGCAGCTTGCGTACATGCGTATTCAGCCGGTTACGGAAGTCGCGGAACCCGCTACAGAGCCTCTCCCGGCGCGAATTGCCTATGACGAGAACAAAACCGCCCGTGTCACCACGCCGCTGGCGGGGCGGGTTGTCAAGATTGCAGTGCAGCCTGGAGACACAGTGAAATCTGGTCAACCCTTGGCGTGGCTGGACTCGCCCGATTACGGCAGTGCGGTAACGGATGCAGCCAAGGCCGAAGCGGATCTGCGTCAGAAGCAAGCGGCCTATGAGCGGGCAAAGATTCTTTTCGATGGGCAAGTGCTGGCGCGCAAGGATCTGGAATCCGCGGAAGCCGACCTCGCTCAGGCGCAGGCCGAAAGGCGGCGAGCCGTTTTGCGGCTACGGAATCTTTCCCAGGGTGCGAACGAGGTAGGCGGCACAGGCGAGCGCGTTGCCTTGCGCGCGCCAATTGCTGGTGTCGTTGCGGAACGCCAGATCAACCCGGGGGCAGAAATTCGTCCCGACACGCCTGGCCCTCAGTTCGTCGTGAGTGATCTCACCAATCTGTGGGTCATGATCGATCTGCCAGAGCGCTACCTGGGCAAGGTTCATGTTGGTCAGCGCGTAGACCTGGAACTGGACGCTTTCCCGAATGAGGTGTTCCAGGCTCGTGTCGCTTCCATCGGTGCGGCGCTGGATCCGACCAGCCGGCGTGTGCCCGTTCGCTGCGAGTTACCCAATCCGGGCGGACGGTTGAAACCGGAGATGTTCGCGCGGGCGACGCTCATTGCCGACAGCCAACGCCAAGTTCTGCGCGTGCCCAACAGCGCTTTGGTAATGACTGGCCTGTACTATTTCGTGTTTGTGGAAACCGCGCCTGGTCGGCTGGAGAAGCGCCGCGTCGACGTTTCCATACAGGACCGAGACTACAGCATCGTCAAGGCCGGACTGAAAACGGGTGAGCGTATCGTCACCAGTGGCGCGCTGCTGCTCAACTCTGAACTGTCGAGTAATTGA
- a CDS encoding TolC family protein, with protein MSKVLPLLVCLCVASGDVAGADKAGLPPNVVPSGAIELSLAQAQDLAASKNRDLADARRAVEAARADVITAGERPNATLSFNTTSINPHTGVGAGKPWDKTVDTVVRVDQLFERGDKRALRVAAARQGLAASQADLADAGRRTRSVVAAAYFDLVQAQNRLAILRDIMELYQRTLDAAEMRLRAGDVSPTDVARIRVDALRAENDLRQGQADLLRTQSALAYLIGLESSAPQLKATDGWPVCQSVSWTGSIDELVSQRADVKAAHARWLMAEKNRDLMRAQRTRDVTVGMQYEHYPPGGRNMYGVGVSIPLFTGSYYEGEIRRAEVERSAAEAAYERAKAQAYVEIAQARADLEAARARALRYRSDIVQQARHAAEAAEFAYRHGALGVMDVLDARRTLKATLLDAEAAQADCAKASAAWESAVMGYEDDEEKIDR; from the coding sequence GTGAGCAAAGTACTTCCCCTGCTGGTGTGCTTGTGCGTGGCGTCGGGAGACGTGGCCGGGGCGGATAAGGCAGGATTGCCACCAAACGTCGTGCCGAGCGGCGCCATAGAGCTTTCCCTTGCCCAGGCGCAGGACCTTGCGGCGTCAAAAAACCGTGACTTGGCGGATGCGCGCAGGGCCGTGGAGGCTGCGCGCGCGGACGTCATAACAGCCGGCGAGCGCCCCAATGCCACGCTGTCGTTCAACACCACATCGATTAATCCGCACACTGGCGTGGGGGCCGGCAAGCCCTGGGACAAGACGGTAGACACGGTCGTGCGTGTCGACCAATTGTTCGAGCGTGGCGATAAGCGGGCACTGCGTGTGGCTGCGGCTCGCCAGGGGCTGGCTGCCAGCCAGGCTGATCTGGCGGATGCCGGGCGCCGTACCCGTAGTGTCGTTGCGGCGGCCTACTTTGACCTAGTACAGGCGCAAAACCGGCTGGCGATCCTACGCGACATCATGGAATTGTATCAACGCACGCTGGATGCGGCGGAGATGCGGTTGCGTGCGGGGGACGTTTCGCCTACCGATGTGGCGCGCATCCGCGTGGACGCGCTGCGTGCGGAAAATGATTTACGACAGGGCCAGGCCGACCTTCTACGCACGCAGTCCGCTCTGGCCTATCTGATCGGCTTGGAGTCCTCGGCCCCGCAACTGAAGGCGACGGATGGCTGGCCCGTATGCCAGTCCGTCTCTTGGACCGGGTCGATTGACGAGCTCGTTTCGCAACGCGCAGACGTGAAAGCTGCGCATGCGCGCTGGCTGATGGCCGAAAAGAACCGCGATCTAATGCGCGCGCAACGCACGCGCGATGTGACGGTTGGGATGCAGTACGAACACTACCCACCTGGCGGACGAAACATGTACGGTGTGGGCGTTAGTATCCCCCTCTTCACCGGCTCCTATTACGAAGGCGAGATACGCCGTGCCGAGGTGGAACGGTCGGCGGCCGAGGCCGCTTATGAGCGGGCAAAGGCACAAGCTTATGTCGAAATTGCTCAGGCCCGGGCGGACCTGGAAGCAGCCCGAGCGCGGGCGCTACGCTACCGCAGCGACATCGTGCAGCAGGCGCGTCACGCAGCAGAAGCAGCAGAATTCGCTTACCGTCATGGCGCGCTGGGTGTCATGGATGTGTTGGATGCGCGACGTACTTTGAAAGCCACGCTGCTTGATGCAGAGGCGGCTCAGGCTGATTGCGCAAAAGCCTCCGCCGCGTGGGAAAGTGCGGTGATGGGATATGAGGATGACGAAGAGAAGATTGATCGCTAA
- a CDS encoding response regulator transcription factor, with translation MRILVAEDDAVLADGLQKSLRQAGYAVDLSRTGSEADAAVLHEVYDLIILDIGLPKLDGFEVLHRRRNRGIVVPVLILTARDAVEDRVKGLDLGADDYLTKPFALRELEARVRALLRRGQSASSAVITYGPLRYDSSSRQVMANDTPLELSARELTVLESLLLSTGKVVSKEQLVEKLCDWGEHVGTNAIEVYIHRLRKKLESFGVAIKTIRGLGYLMEKPRDL, from the coding sequence TTGAGAATATTAGTCGCGGAAGATGACGCGGTGCTCGCTGACGGGCTGCAGAAATCCCTACGGCAGGCGGGCTATGCCGTCGATCTGAGTAGGACCGGCAGTGAGGCGGACGCCGCGGTGCTGCATGAGGTCTACGACCTGATCATTCTCGACATCGGACTGCCCAAACTCGATGGTTTCGAGGTGTTGCACCGGCGGCGCAACCGGGGCATCGTCGTGCCTGTGTTGATCCTGACGGCGCGCGACGCCGTAGAGGACCGCGTGAAGGGACTCGACCTGGGCGCCGATGACTATCTCACCAAACCGTTCGCGCTGCGGGAACTGGAAGCGCGCGTGCGGGCGCTGCTGCGTCGCGGGCAAAGTGCCTCGTCGGCCGTCATCACCTACGGCCCACTCCGCTACGATTCATCGTCTCGGCAGGTCATGGCAAACGACACGCCGTTGGAACTCTCGGCGCGCGAACTCACAGTGTTGGAAAGCCTGCTGCTAAGCACCGGAAAAGTGGTGAGCAAGGAACAGCTGGTGGAAAAGCTGTGCGACTGGGGTGAACACGTAGGCACCAACGCCATCGAAGTTTACATACACCGGCTACGCAAGAAACTTGAGTCCTTCGGCGTTGCTATAAAAACTATTCGCGGACTCGGCTACCTGATGGAAAAGCCCCGTGACCTCTAG
- a CDS encoding sensor histidine kinase N-terminal domain-containing protein encodes MTSRTASLRGQLLWWLLPPIFILLSMATFLVYSETVKLTTLAYDRALFDSTQALARQVRFHDGQVDVDLPAEARAILRYDEHDNIYFQVKDPQGKLIAGDRSIPDPPPSVHSPDQPIFYNAKLEGRNVRVAAMFLAGHPDTGTGETLIKVAETLVKRDTITREALLGIVVIQLAILVFTALLVWIGVRRGLAPLDALREEIASRSHVDLSPVPESDSPIEVRPLLHSINDLLVRLKANIEAQQRFIADAAHQLRTPLAGIKTQAEFALRQPGPEPIQDALRQLSVSAERASRLANQLLALARAEPGALPEQHFQRLDLAQLAKHATTDWVPAALEKHIDVGYEGSDRGVMVRGDPLLLREMINNLLDNAIRYCPNGARVTTRVTGDDQPTLVVEDNGPGIPVEERARVFQRFYRAVASDVTGSGLGLAIVGDGAKAHGASVTLESLDGVRGTRVTIIFPTL; translated from the coding sequence GTGACCTCTAGAACGGCCTCACTGCGCGGACAGCTGCTTTGGTGGCTGCTGCCGCCCATCTTCATCCTACTTTCCATGGCCACGTTCTTGGTCTATTCGGAAACCGTCAAACTCACCACTCTCGCCTACGATCGGGCACTGTTCGACTCTACTCAAGCGCTTGCACGCCAGGTTCGATTCCACGATGGTCAGGTGGACGTCGACCTTCCGGCAGAGGCGCGGGCCATTCTGCGCTACGACGAACACGACAATATCTATTTTCAGGTCAAGGATCCACAGGGCAAGCTCATCGCTGGCGATCGAAGCATCCCTGATCCGCCCCCCAGTGTGCACAGTCCAGATCAACCCATTTTCTACAACGCGAAACTGGAAGGACGCAACGTGCGCGTCGCGGCGATGTTTCTCGCCGGACATCCTGACACCGGTACAGGGGAGACCCTCATTAAGGTCGCGGAGACCCTCGTAAAGCGCGATACCATCACCCGTGAAGCACTCCTGGGCATCGTCGTGATTCAGCTGGCCATCCTCGTCTTTACCGCGTTGCTAGTGTGGATCGGCGTGCGGCGGGGCCTTGCGCCCCTGGATGCGCTCCGGGAAGAAATCGCGAGCCGCTCCCATGTGGACCTAAGCCCGGTGCCCGAGAGTGATTCCCCCATCGAGGTCCGCCCCCTGCTGCACTCGATCAACGACCTGCTGGTGCGACTGAAAGCCAACATCGAGGCGCAGCAACGTTTCATTGCGGACGCGGCACACCAGTTGCGCACGCCGCTGGCTGGAATCAAGACCCAGGCCGAATTCGCTCTGCGGCAGCCGGGGCCAGAGCCTATCCAAGATGCCCTGCGCCAGCTCTCGGTGAGCGCGGAGCGCGCCAGTCGTTTAGCGAATCAGCTGCTGGCCTTGGCTCGCGCGGAGCCGGGCGCCTTGCCCGAGCAACACTTCCAGCGGCTGGATCTCGCCCAGCTCGCAAAACATGCAACCACAGACTGGGTTCCCGCAGCACTCGAGAAACACATCGATGTGGGGTATGAAGGAAGCGACCGGGGAGTGATGGTGCGTGGAGACCCGCTGCTGTTGCGCGAGATGATCAACAATCTCCTGGACAATGCGATCCGATATTGCCCGAATGGCGCCCGAGTCACCACCCGCGTCACCGGCGATGACCAACCTACGCTGGTGGTCGAGGATAACGGTCCAGGCATTCCAGTCGAAGAGCGGGCGCGGGTATTTCAACGCTTCTATCGTGCAGTCGCCAGCGACGTGACCGGCAGCGGCCTCGGACTGGCCATAGTCGGTGATGGGGCCAAAGCGCACGGTGCAAGCGTGACACTCGAAAGCCTTGACGGTGTTCGCGGCACACGCGTCACCATCATCTTCCCTACCCTCTGA